The genomic DNA atcttcAGTTTTCAAATCCTCCAAACTGACAAAACTACTGGTGCTTGCACTGGTTagactggttatactggttatactggttagaTTGGTTAGATTGGTTATACTGgctatactggttatactgatTATACTGGTTAGATTGGTTATACTGGTTAGTCTGGTTAGATTGGTTATACTGGTTAGATTGGTTAGACTGGAAAAAGCAATTTAAGTGTTAATGAGTTAATGATTGAAACCCTTCAGACTGGTCAGATGTTAGTGAGTCAGTCTGAGCTCTGTTAGTTTTTGGTACCTTTGGTTTTCATGCTCTGCTGTTTACCTCCAAAATGACTCCGATCCAGCTTCCCTGGAgaacacctgcaacacacacacgcacacacacacacacacacacacacatacacgcacacacacacacacacacacacacgcacacacacacacacacacacacacacacacacacacagtcagtacaAACAGCAGATCTACACTCTGTggatgctaatgttagcatgctaacagttTCACCTCTTGCTGAGGTGTTGGTGGGCGTCGTGTCCGTGGACGATCAGCTGATCCAAGACCTGCAGGGGAGACACGGAGGTGAAgtcttcctccctgtcctccccctctcctcctcctcctcctcctcctcctcctcctcctccggtcTCCTGTGACGCTCTCTCCAGCACCTCCTGTAGGACACAGCAGCTGTTCATACATGTTGATtgaagacgtgtgtgtgtgtgtctctctctgtctgtgtgtgtgtgtgtatgtgtgtgtgtgtgcctgtctgtgtgtgtgtgtgtgtgtatgtgtgtgtgtgtctgtctgtgtgtgtgtgtgtgtatgtgtgtgtgtgtctgtctgtgtgtatgtgtgtgtgtgtgtgtgtgtgtgtgtgtgtgtgtgtgtgtgtgtgtgcatgtgtgactctctctctgtgtgtgtgtgtgtgtgtgtctgtgtgtgtgtgtagcccacCTGTGTCTTCCTGCCCAGGAACAGCGAGGCGGCTCGGGGCAGAGCCAGGTCGAACAGGGCGTCGtatggagggggggggctcagctccAGGGGGGCGGGGTCTGACGGGGTGGAGCCTCCCTCCGGTCTGTGGGGGGGGGTGaagctgagagagagggagcagcgGGAAGCAGGAGGGGGGAGGGTCGGGGTGGAGGTGAGGAGGACgggctgagaggaggaggaggaggaggaaggctgCTGGGACtctgcagagagaaggaggaacaTGAGTGGAGAGGAGTCATGTGACCCTGAAGGaacagtgatgtcacttcctgctgATCAGCTGACCTTCACTGCTGTTGTAGGTGATGACATCACCGTGGCCTCTCTTctcctgctctgtgattggctgctgcttCGCCTGTGGGGGGGAGGTGGGGTCTacctggttctggttctggttctggttctggtctcCATCGATGTCTTCAGTCAGTGTTAACGGGACGGAGGCTGACGAGGGACATTTCACACCTGGACACACAACAGtgttattactgtgtgtgtgtgtgtgtgtgtgtgtgtgtgtgtgtgtgtgtgtgtgtctgtatgtgtgtgtctgtgtgtgtgtgtgtgtgtgtgtgtgtgtctgtatgtgtgtgtctccgtctgtgtgtgtgtgtctccgtctgtgtgtgtgtgtgtgtgtgtgtgtgtgtgtgtgtgtgtctgtatgtgtgtgtctgtgtgtgtgtgtgtgtgtgtgtgtgtctgtatgtgtgtgtctccgtctgtgtgtgtgtgtgtgtgtgtgtgtgtgtgtgtgtgtgtgtgtgtgtgtgtgtgtgtgtgtgtctctgtgtgtgtgtgtgtgtgtgtgtgtgtgtctctgtgtgtgcgtgcgtgtgtctctgtgtgtgtgtgtgtgtgtgtgtgtgtgtgtgtgtgtgtgtgtgtgtgtgtgtgtgtgcgtgtgcgtgcgtgtgtctctgtgtgtgtgtgtgtgtgtgtgtctccgtctgtgtgtgtgtgtgtgtgtgtatgtgtgtgtgtgtgtgtgtgtgtgtgtgtgtgtgtgtgtgtgtgtgtgtgtgtgtgtgtgtgtacctgagaTGGAGGTGGTTCTGCTCAGTGGGGGAACagagctgacagcagcaggttcaGGTGGGGGGGTCGACAGTCCACATTCTGAGGAGGGACTCCAAGTCTCCTCATCAGCCTGAAGACACAAAGATATGGGAGGCCGTTTAGggtgaaaacattgaaatatgtgcacacacgtcgaaaacgtgcacacacacacgttgatATGATGTGCAAACACGCACTGAAAATTTCC from Scomber japonicus isolate fScoJap1 chromosome 9, fScoJap1.pri, whole genome shotgun sequence includes the following:
- the LOC128364242 gene encoding hamartin-like; its protein translation is MAADEETWSPSSECGLSTPPPEPAAVSSVPPLSRTTSISASVPLTLTEDIDGDQNQNQNQNQVDPTSPPQAKQQPITEQEKRGHGDVITYNSSEESQQPSSSSSSSQPVLLTSTPTLPPPASRCSLSLSFTPPHRPEGGSTPSDPAPLELSPPPPYDALFDLALPRAASLFLGRKTQEVLERASQETGGGGGGGGGGGGEGEDREEDFTSVSPLQVLDQLIVHGHDAHQHLSKRCSPGKLDRSHFGGQGEDLQALTSELLLVHSQLQYERFKRQQHAVRNRRLLRRVVNATALEEQTVAMKAQLGVQDEEIRSLKTSLQEEQRRYTELQQDTHTHTTRLHTHIQQLLLQQQDGLRDTQRLQTELQECQSGLKDVEAELQKANNKAYNAEHQLTQLSLKLCSSEQLQNQIYMLNQQLVLLRETNRTLREQLEAGDKDCSTVRT